One Desulfatitalea tepidiphila genomic region harbors:
- a CDS encoding PAS domain S-box protein: MHPKSPKSPPATADAPADAPNDPQVSQKLKKLGELFSLMGPDPEQNIHIIVQQAYQLLGSACSLYNRIDDHEASLACWSGYNLPPGFPAKDKAAGHICFEATIQSGNRPVILEDLTRTPFYESDPYVRQYGLKSYLGYPVYCRESVIGALCIVDTQVRQFNEIDIYIISTLAKFLSLEEDRKQAQAALRQSEAKHRRLHKMLRLMADNVPDLIWAKDLDDRYMFANQALCDKLLQCRHPDEAIGNTEAYFAEKERKLGHQHTFGDGAINSDEITKLRKSAGRFLEEGLIRNHYLMLDVHKAPFWDDNGQLIGTVGCARDVTREKQTARALQESEQRYKDLYQNASVMLYSLDSEDRITSVSNMWLETMGYQREEVIGRSAFDFFTSQSRRDAIENSFPAFYKSGSIKNRPYQFVTRQGEIKDILLSAIAQRDTRGNYSGALAFIVDVTLNREAEKDQRRLAARLQQAQKMESIATLAGGIAHQFNNALAVILGNLELIQMDGLADAKIMRFVEPIQQAGHKMVQLTSQLLAYARGGKFQTQTVASHHFVRETLSLVNHSLSPYVELETELEESTDPIEVDSTQMQMLLAAILSNASEAIEEKGTVRVTLRNVDVLPDDCIKYQGLKPGRHVLLSITDTGKGMDQKTLERVFEPFYTTKFQGRGLGMAAVYGIVKKHGGFVYVASELGKGTTVSIYLPCASAADAAPGDTVKPLHTGHGTGVALIIEDEELVMEVNRAIVEKLGYGVLEAKSGKEALQLAQEYPDAIAFALLDVVLPDMSGNQIYPKLKELRPDLKVIVCSGFTLDGPAREIINAGAESFLPKPFSVAALSAALEEVLNNGH, from the coding sequence ATGCATCCCAAATCCCCCAAATCGCCGCCCGCAACGGCCGATGCTCCCGCCGATGCTCCCAATGATCCTCAAGTCTCCCAAAAATTGAAAAAGCTGGGCGAGTTGTTCAGCCTGATGGGCCCTGACCCCGAGCAGAATATTCACATCATCGTTCAGCAAGCCTACCAATTGCTCGGCAGCGCCTGTTCGCTCTACAACCGCATCGACGATCACGAAGCTTCGCTGGCCTGCTGGTCCGGATACAATCTGCCCCCGGGGTTTCCGGCCAAGGACAAAGCCGCCGGACATATCTGTTTCGAAGCGACCATCCAGAGCGGCAACCGGCCCGTGATCCTCGAGGACCTCACCCGCACCCCCTTTTACGAAAGCGATCCCTATGTCCGCCAATATGGTCTGAAGAGCTACCTGGGATATCCGGTGTATTGCCGGGAGAGCGTCATCGGCGCCCTGTGCATCGTGGACACGCAGGTTCGGCAGTTCAATGAGATCGACATCTACATCATCAGTACCCTGGCGAAATTCCTCTCCCTCGAAGAGGATCGCAAACAGGCCCAGGCGGCATTGCGCCAGAGCGAAGCCAAGCATCGCCGGCTCCACAAAATGTTGCGCCTGATGGCCGACAACGTCCCGGACCTGATCTGGGCCAAGGACCTGGACGACCGTTACATGTTCGCCAACCAGGCCCTGTGCGACAAACTGCTCCAATGCCGCCATCCCGATGAGGCCATCGGCAACACCGAAGCGTATTTTGCCGAGAAGGAGCGGAAACTCGGCCACCAGCACACCTTTGGCGACGGCGCCATCAACTCGGACGAAATCACCAAGCTGCGCAAATCGGCCGGCCGTTTTCTCGAAGAGGGCCTGATCCGCAATCATTACCTGATGCTCGATGTCCATAAGGCGCCCTTCTGGGACGATAATGGTCAGTTGATCGGGACGGTGGGCTGCGCCAGGGATGTGACCCGCGAGAAGCAGACGGCCAGGGCGCTCCAGGAGAGCGAACAGCGCTACAAGGATCTTTATCAAAACGCTTCGGTCATGCTCTACTCCCTCGACAGCGAGGACCGCATCACCAGCGTGAGCAACATGTGGCTGGAAACCATGGGATACCAGCGGGAAGAGGTCATCGGCCGATCCGCCTTTGATTTTTTCACCTCCCAGAGCCGCCGCGACGCCATAGAGAACTCTTTCCCCGCATTTTACAAGTCCGGTTCTATCAAAAATCGCCCCTATCAATTTGTTACCCGGCAGGGGGAGATCAAAGACATCCTGCTCAGCGCCATCGCCCAACGCGACACGCGCGGCAACTATTCTGGCGCATTGGCCTTCATCGTGGACGTCACCCTGAATCGGGAGGCCGAAAAGGATCAACGCCGGCTGGCGGCGCGCCTGCAACAAGCCCAGAAAATGGAGTCCATTGCGACATTGGCTGGCGGGATCGCCCACCAGTTCAACAATGCCCTGGCCGTCATCCTCGGCAATCTGGAACTGATCCAGATGGACGGTCTGGCCGACGCCAAAATCATGCGGTTCGTGGAACCCATCCAGCAGGCGGGCCATAAAATGGTCCAATTGACGAGTCAATTGCTGGCCTATGCCCGCGGCGGCAAATTCCAGACCCAGACCGTGGCCTCCCACCATTTCGTTCGCGAAACCCTGAGCCTGGTCAACCACAGCCTGTCGCCCTACGTGGAGCTCGAGACGGAATTGGAAGAGTCCACCGATCCCATCGAAGTGGACAGCACCCAGATGCAGATGCTGCTGGCCGCCATTTTGTCCAATGCCTCCGAGGCCATCGAAGAGAAAGGCACGGTGCGCGTCACACTGCGCAACGTCGACGTGCTGCCGGACGACTGCATCAAATATCAAGGCCTCAAGCCGGGAAGGCATGTCCTGCTCAGCATTACCGATACCGGTAAAGGCATGGATCAAAAGACCCTCGAACGCGTCTTCGAGCCGTTTTATACGACCAAATTCCAGGGGCGGGGCCTCGGCATGGCGGCCGTGTATGGCATCGTCAAAAAGCACGGCGGTTTTGTCTACGTGGCATCCGAGCTGGGCAAGGGCACCACGGTGTCCATCTACCTGCCGTGCGCCAGCGCTGCCGACGCGGCACCCGGCGACACGGTCAAACCGCTGCACACCGGCCATGGCACCGGAGTGGCGCTGATCATCGAAGACGAAGAGCTGGTCATGGAGGTCAACCGGGCCATTGTCGAAAAATTGGGATACGGGGTCCTGGAGGCCAAATCGGGCAAGGAGGCCTTGCAGCTTGCACAAGAGTATCCGGATGCCATCGCATTTGCCCTCCTGGATGTCGTGCTTCCGGACATGAGCGGCAACCAGATCTATCCCAAGCTCAAGGAGTTGCGGCCCGACCTGAAGGTAATCGTCTGCAGCGGCTTCACCCTCGACGGCCCGGCCCGGGAGATCATCAATGCCGGCGCAGAGAGCTTTCTTCCCAAACCGTTCTCCGTGGCGGCCTTGTCCGCGGCGCTGGAAGAGGTGCTGAACAACGGACATTAG
- a CDS encoding acyloxyacyl hydrolase, with the protein MWGFITDSPGGFFRTNRVRMLLAPALAILVAAAGHSPVHAEDINWLAAGVRTGVGDTRNSEQFTKSELFLACGLPYTWESDAHWLVGPFLGINAGFLLSDENTFVGSAGPGLYLLSPGKRLALFAGVHVTYLSRSKLDSEDFGGSLQFTSTVGIDYILSMSFIIGYSFQHMSNAGLFMENPGLNTHMLELIYRF; encoded by the coding sequence ATGTGGGGGTTCATCACAGACTCACCAGGAGGGTTCTTCCGAACCAACCGGGTTCGAATGCTGTTGGCTCCGGCCCTGGCGATTCTCGTTGCAGCGGCCGGCCACTCCCCTGTCCACGCGGAAGACATCAACTGGCTGGCCGCCGGCGTGCGCACGGGTGTCGGCGACACGCGGAACAGCGAGCAATTCACAAAATCAGAACTCTTTTTGGCCTGTGGGCTGCCCTATACCTGGGAATCGGACGCGCATTGGTTGGTCGGCCCTTTTTTGGGGATCAACGCAGGCTTCCTGCTTTCCGATGAAAACACCTTCGTGGGTTCGGCGGGACCGGGTCTTTACCTGCTCAGCCCCGGCAAACGGCTCGCCCTCTTTGCCGGTGTGCACGTGACCTATCTTTCCCGATCTAAATTGGACTCGGAAGACTTCGGCGGATCGCTCCAGTTCACCTCGACCGTGGGCATCGACTACATACTTTCCATGTCGTTCATCATCGGCTACAGCTTTCAGCACATGTCCAATGCCGGTCTATTCATGGAAAACCCGGGGCTCAACACCCACATGCTCGAACTGATCTACCGCTTCTAA
- a CDS encoding fumarylacetoacetate hydrolase family protein, whose translation MRLIRMGAPGRERPGLSIDGKVVDLRVLFPEIPDIDEQFFRQGWLERLAGLDLSAHARESKERWGPPIARPSKIICLGKNYAEHAREGGFETPASPLIFSKTPNTLNGPFDPILLPRSSGKVDWEVELALVIGKAGKRIVRAQALSHVAGVTVMNDVSGREAQFADSQWFRGKAFDTFAPMGPALVTLDEIGDPHDLRLTATVNGRIMQDGHTRDLIFDLPALIANISEDITLVPGDVISTGTPAGVGIFRDPPIVLDEGDEVSCWIEKIGAITNRVVR comes from the coding sequence ATGAGACTCATCCGAATGGGAGCGCCCGGCCGTGAGCGCCCCGGATTGTCGATCGACGGCAAGGTGGTGGACCTGCGCGTGCTTTTTCCGGAAATCCCGGATATCGACGAGCAGTTTTTCAGGCAGGGGTGGCTGGAACGTCTGGCCGGACTCGACCTGTCGGCCCATGCCCGTGAATCCAAGGAACGCTGGGGGCCGCCCATCGCACGACCCTCCAAGATCATCTGCCTGGGGAAGAATTATGCCGAGCATGCCCGTGAAGGCGGTTTCGAGACGCCGGCCAGCCCGTTGATTTTTTCAAAGACGCCCAACACGCTCAATGGTCCGTTCGACCCGATCCTGCTGCCGCGCAGCTCCGGAAAGGTCGACTGGGAGGTGGAGTTGGCCCTCGTCATCGGAAAAGCGGGCAAGCGTATCGTGCGCGCGCAAGCCTTGTCCCACGTGGCCGGTGTGACGGTGATGAACGATGTGTCCGGGCGCGAGGCGCAATTCGCCGACTCCCAATGGTTTCGGGGAAAGGCGTTCGACACCTTCGCCCCCATGGGCCCGGCCCTGGTGACTCTCGACGAGATCGGCGATCCCCACGATCTGCGTCTGACCGCCACGGTGAACGGCCGGATCATGCAGGACGGCCACACCCGCGACCTGATTTTCGACCTTCCCGCCCTGATCGCCAACATCAGCGAAGACATCACTCTCGTGCCAGGGGACGTGATTTCCACCGGCACGCCGGCCGGCGTGGGGATTTTCCGCGATCCGCCCATCGTTCTGGACGAGGGCGATGAAGTCTCCTGCTGGATCGAGAAAATAGGGGCCATTACCAATCGCGTGGTGCGGTGA
- a CDS encoding DUF488 domain-containing protein yields the protein MDIYVKRVYDRAASEDGFRILVDRLWPRGLSKTTAKIDLWLKSLAPSNDLRKWYQHDSEKWPEFKQRYFAELDSNEDSVNEIIGHLKKGRVCLLYSSKESQYNNAVALKDYLNNLVKQWRGAQIRYS from the coding sequence ATGGATATTTACGTTAAGCGAGTATACGACCGAGCGGCTTCGGAAGACGGATTTCGAATTCTGGTCGATCGGCTGTGGCCAAGAGGGCTGTCAAAAACGACTGCGAAGATAGATTTGTGGCTGAAGTCCCTGGCGCCTTCAAATGATCTCCGGAAATGGTACCAGCATGATTCCGAGAAGTGGCCGGAATTCAAACAGCGATATTTCGCCGAATTGGATTCAAACGAGGATTCTGTCAACGAGATTATCGGTCATTTGAAGAAGGGCAGAGTTTGCTTGTTGTATTCATCAAAGGAGTCCCAATACAACAATGCCGTAGCCTTGAAAGATTACCTGAACAACCTGGTAAAGCAGTGGCGCGGTGCGCAGATCCGGTATTCGTGA
- a CDS encoding SDR family NAD(P)-dependent oxidoreductase has translation MTVRFDLSGKVAIVTGGGRGIGRAIALGLAKAGAAVVVASRTADQINAVAEEIRANGAQALPLVTDLTDGAQLERLAAETVQQFGRIDILVNNAARSFMRSLMDLREDGWDKVFDTNVKAVWLLSRAVARQMMAQKSGRIINITTVGAEKAELGMAAYGCSKAALKMLTRCMAREWAALGIQVNAVGPGLTRTDFSKPIWSNPDIEKHVTAMLPMGRIGEPEEIVPAVLFLASEAASYMTGHTIYVDGGALTT, from the coding sequence ATGACTGTTCGCTTCGATCTATCAGGAAAAGTGGCCATCGTCACCGGCGGCGGCAGAGGCATTGGACGGGCGATCGCCCTGGGGCTGGCCAAGGCCGGCGCCGCGGTGGTCGTCGCCAGCCGCACGGCCGATCAGATCAACGCCGTGGCCGAGGAGATCCGGGCCAATGGCGCCCAGGCGCTGCCACTGGTGACCGATTTGACCGACGGCGCCCAACTCGAACGACTGGCCGCCGAAACCGTTCAGCAATTCGGTCGTATCGATATCCTGGTGAACAATGCGGCCCGCAGCTTCATGCGCAGCCTGATGGACCTGCGCGAGGACGGCTGGGACAAGGTGTTCGACACCAATGTCAAGGCGGTGTGGTTGCTGAGCCGCGCGGTGGCGCGTCAGATGATGGCCCAGAAAAGCGGCCGGATCATCAACATCACCACCGTGGGCGCGGAAAAGGCGGAACTGGGCATGGCCGCCTACGGGTGCAGCAAAGCGGCCCTGAAGATGCTCACCCGCTGCATGGCCCGCGAGTGGGCCGCGCTCGGTATCCAGGTCAATGCGGTGGGGCCGGGCCTGACCCGCACCGACTTCAGCAAGCCGATCTGGTCCAATCCGGACATCGAAAAGCACGTCACCGCGATGCTGCCCATGGGACGCATCGGCGAGCCGGAAGAGATCGTTCCGGCCGTGCTCTTTCTGGCCTCGGAGGCTGCCAGCTATATGACCGGCCATACCATCTACGTCGATGGGGGCGCGCTGACGACGTAG
- the uvrA gene encoding excinuclease ABC subunit UvrA yields the protein MTASIQLRGVRQNNLKDVDIDIPLNRITVVTGVSGSGKSSLAFDTLYAEGQRRYVETFSPYARQFMDRMDRPQVDRILGVPPAIAIDRKDPVRTSRSSVGTMTELTDYVKLIFARRGVLHCRRCRRPVRPDAPEQIVGRLIDETDGRRLTITFPYHCPDGPKAGRKTLMRLGYDRVWVKEEVQSLMDLPDNALETALDVVADRTTADAGRRQRLVDSLETAFRFGGGRADVWIAGGGRQAYSNRIHCAHCDIDYVAPLPNLFSFNSPLGACDTCRGFGRVIDMDLDLIIPDPARSLEQGAIKPFGGAAEGRFEYRDLSGFCRERGIAMDAPFRRLPADQRQAIIDGDDGYYGIRGYFQWLESRSYKMHVRVFLSRYRSYDLCPACHGTRFKPETLLYRIEGRTIAEVYALNVDQALAFFDDLERCVRDEADVLVLGEITGRLRYLRDVGLGYLTLDRQSRTLSGGEVQRVALASALGASLVNTLYVLDEPSIGLHPRDNERLARILQRLRDLPNTIVVVEHDPAIIRAADYLLDMGPRAGEQGGRVMYFGPVAEAGTSLTGQYLSGEKTIPMPVRRRTPRRGQWLTVRGAAEHNLKSIDVRLPLGMLVCLTGVSGSGKSTLAEEILYKGVKRRLGEGEGRPGRFRRIDGGEKIRQVELVDQRPIGRTPRANVLTYTKAMDPIRRLLAATETAVARGFGPGHFSFNVAGGRCETCKGEGYETVEMQFLSDVFISCPDCQGKRFKPEVLEVVYREHNIHQILQLTVDEALVFFGDQSRIVAALQPLADVGLGYLRLGQPISTFSGGEAQRLKLSRYLGVGRQARLLIFDEPTTGLHLADIATLLQVMQRLVDEGNSILIIEHHLDVIKSADWVIDLGPEGGDGGGRVVAVGPPETIAAAPASHTGRFLKPCLEGRIEAAARVAPPAASDNGGAIQVRGAREHNLKNVDLAVPHNQLVVLTGVSGSGKSTLAFDILFAEGQRRYLESLAPYVRQYMKILERPEVDLVTGLSPTVAIEQRISHTSRRSTVATLTEIYHFLRLLYSKLGNAHCPGCLRPLSRQSEAEVKERIAGRYGRRGVLLLAPKIAGRKGYHKEVLARALKLGYDRARVDGQMVALTPGMALSRYHDHSIDLVVGEIPNGRGAEARLTDLVNTALKEGDGTLIVLDPESGREELSSVHGRCPSCGLGAVQGDPRLFSFNSPQGACPRCDGLGVVGVDEFREGKDAKICPDCQGSRLRPEALSVQVQGRTIWDLVRQPAGELLPILDRLSFPEQQGPLADPILSELKTRLALMNRLGLGYLALSRSGDTLSGGEAQRVRLAAQLGSNLTGVTYILDEPTIGLHARDNHILVEALGDLRDRGNTVIVVEHDEETIRAADTIIDLGPGAGANGGRVVAAGGLDDLRREPASVTGAVLERGRTRITSRMRPCRRGPALKIVGASANNLKGIDVRLPLNRLICVTGVSGSGKSSLVKKTLYQGLHQRLRGQSLSSDTCKGMEGWQALTRVLEVDHTPIGRTPRSVPASYVGFLTDIRNLFAQVPEARARGYGAARFSFNVEEGRCPACKGQGRPKVEMAFLPDVYVPCEVCGGARYNAETLAIRYKGRHMAEVLQMTFAEALQFFSAIPKIRQAVQFVCDIGLGYLQLGQPSPTLSGGEAQRIKLAREMAQRANGPTLYLLDEPSTGLHPADVHLLIDVLQGLVAQGHTVVTIEHNMEIINAADYLIDLGPEGGAAGGKLVAVGSPREMLGKTKRSHTARYLERYLDGH from the coding sequence ATGACCGCCTCCATTCAACTTCGCGGCGTCCGGCAGAACAATCTTAAAGACGTCGACATCGATATCCCTCTGAACCGCATCACCGTGGTGACCGGCGTGAGCGGTTCGGGCAAATCCTCCCTGGCCTTCGATACCCTTTACGCCGAAGGCCAGCGGCGCTACGTCGAAACCTTTTCGCCCTACGCGCGGCAATTCATGGACCGCATGGACCGCCCCCAGGTCGATCGGATCCTGGGCGTGCCGCCGGCCATCGCCATCGACCGCAAGGACCCGGTGCGCACCTCGCGTTCGTCCGTGGGGACCATGACCGAACTGACCGATTACGTGAAGTTGATCTTCGCCCGCCGGGGGGTGTTGCACTGCCGTCGATGCCGCCGGCCGGTGCGGCCCGATGCGCCTGAACAGATCGTCGGGCGTCTGATCGACGAAACCGACGGGCGGCGCCTGACCATCACCTTTCCCTACCACTGCCCGGATGGGCCCAAAGCAGGTCGCAAGACCTTGATGCGCCTGGGATACGACCGTGTATGGGTCAAGGAAGAGGTCCAAAGCCTGATGGATTTGCCGGACAACGCCTTGGAGACGGCCCTGGATGTGGTGGCCGACCGTACGACGGCGGATGCCGGTCGACGGCAGCGGCTGGTCGATTCTCTGGAAACCGCTTTCCGCTTCGGCGGCGGCCGGGCAGATGTGTGGATCGCGGGCGGCGGCCGACAGGCTTATTCCAACCGCATACACTGCGCCCACTGCGACATCGATTATGTCGCTCCGTTGCCCAATCTCTTTTCGTTCAACAGCCCCCTGGGCGCCTGCGACACCTGTCGGGGATTCGGGCGGGTGATCGACATGGATCTGGACCTGATCATTCCCGATCCGGCGCGCTCGCTGGAACAGGGGGCCATCAAACCTTTCGGCGGAGCGGCCGAGGGGCGCTTCGAGTACCGGGATTTGAGCGGATTCTGCCGCGAACGGGGCATTGCCATGGATGCCCCCTTCCGCCGGTTGCCGGCTGATCAGCGACAAGCGATCATCGACGGTGACGACGGTTATTACGGCATCCGCGGCTATTTTCAATGGCTGGAGAGCCGCAGTTACAAGATGCATGTGCGCGTCTTCCTGTCGCGTTATCGCAGCTACGATCTCTGTCCGGCCTGCCACGGCACCCGCTTCAAGCCCGAGACTCTGCTGTACCGCATCGAGGGCCGCACCATCGCCGAAGTCTATGCCCTCAACGTGGATCAGGCCCTGGCCTTTTTCGACGACCTGGAACGTTGCGTCCGGGACGAAGCCGACGTCCTTGTGCTCGGGGAGATCACGGGGCGCCTGCGGTATCTGCGGGATGTGGGGCTGGGCTACCTGACCCTGGATCGCCAGTCTCGCACCCTGTCGGGCGGCGAGGTGCAGCGGGTGGCCCTCGCATCGGCCCTTGGTGCATCCCTGGTCAACACCCTCTATGTACTCGACGAGCCGAGCATCGGCCTGCACCCCAGGGACAACGAGCGACTGGCCCGCATTCTGCAGCGGCTCCGCGACCTGCCCAACACCATCGTGGTGGTGGAGCACGATCCGGCCATCATCCGGGCGGCCGACTACCTGCTCGATATGGGCCCCCGGGCCGGCGAGCAGGGCGGGCGTGTCATGTACTTCGGTCCCGTGGCAGAGGCCGGGACCTCCTTGACCGGCCAATATCTTTCGGGAGAAAAAACCATTCCCATGCCGGTTCGACGCCGGACGCCCAGACGCGGCCAATGGCTCACCGTGCGCGGGGCGGCCGAGCACAACCTGAAATCCATAGACGTGAGGCTTCCCTTGGGGATGCTGGTGTGCCTGACCGGCGTGAGCGGTTCGGGCAAGTCCACCCTGGCCGAGGAGATTCTCTATAAAGGGGTCAAGCGCCGGCTCGGCGAGGGCGAAGGCCGGCCGGGCAGGTTCCGCCGGATCGACGGCGGTGAAAAGATACGGCAGGTCGAACTGGTCGATCAGCGGCCCATCGGCCGCACGCCGCGGGCCAATGTGCTGACCTACACCAAGGCGATGGACCCGATCCGCCGGTTGTTGGCCGCCACGGAGACGGCCGTTGCCCGGGGATTTGGTCCCGGTCACTTCTCGTTCAACGTGGCCGGCGGCCGCTGCGAGACCTGCAAGGGCGAAGGTTACGAGACCGTGGAGATGCAATTTCTCTCCGATGTCTTTATTTCGTGCCCCGACTGCCAGGGCAAACGTTTCAAGCCCGAGGTGCTGGAGGTCGTCTACCGGGAGCATAATATCCACCAGATCCTGCAGCTGACCGTGGATGAGGCCTTGGTGTTCTTCGGCGATCAATCCAGAATCGTCGCCGCCCTGCAGCCGCTTGCCGATGTGGGGCTGGGCTATCTGAGGCTGGGGCAGCCGATTTCGACCTTTTCGGGCGGCGAGGCCCAGCGCCTCAAGCTTTCACGCTACCTGGGGGTCGGCCGCCAGGCGCGGCTGCTGATTTTTGACGAGCCCACCACCGGTCTGCACCTGGCCGATATCGCCACCTTGCTGCAGGTGATGCAGCGCCTGGTGGACGAGGGCAACAGCATCCTGATCATCGAGCACCACCTGGATGTGATCAAATCTGCCGACTGGGTCATCGACCTGGGGCCCGAGGGCGGCGACGGCGGCGGACGGGTGGTGGCCGTCGGCCCGCCCGAAACCATTGCCGCTGCGCCCGCGTCGCACACCGGCCGATTTTTGAAGCCCTGCCTGGAGGGCCGTATCGAAGCCGCGGCGCGGGTTGCGCCGCCGGCCGCTTCGGACAATGGCGGTGCGATCCAAGTGCGCGGCGCACGGGAGCACAACCTGAAAAATGTGGACCTGGCCGTTCCCCACAACCAGTTGGTGGTGTTGACCGGGGTGAGCGGCTCGGGCAAGTCCACATTGGCGTTCGACATCCTGTTCGCCGAAGGGCAACGCCGCTACCTGGAGAGCCTGGCGCCTTACGTGCGCCAATATATGAAGATCCTCGAGCGGCCCGAAGTGGATCTGGTCACCGGTCTGTCGCCCACCGTGGCCATCGAACAACGCATCAGCCACACCAGCCGGCGGTCGACCGTGGCGACCTTGACCGAGATTTATCATTTTCTGCGCCTGCTCTACTCCAAGCTGGGCAATGCCCATTGCCCGGGATGCTTGCGGCCCCTGTCGCGTCAGAGCGAAGCGGAGGTCAAAGAACGGATCGCCGGCCGCTACGGTCGAAGAGGGGTATTGCTCTTGGCGCCCAAGATCGCCGGGCGCAAGGGCTATCACAAAGAGGTGCTCGCCCGAGCCCTGAAACTCGGATACGACCGTGCCCGCGTAGACGGCCAGATGGTGGCGCTGACGCCGGGCATGGCCTTGAGCCGCTACCATGACCATTCCATCGATCTGGTGGTGGGTGAAATTCCCAACGGACGGGGCGCAGAAGCGCGCCTGACGGATCTGGTGAACACGGCGCTGAAAGAAGGGGACGGGACCCTGATCGTGCTCGATCCGGAAAGCGGCCGGGAGGAGCTGTCCAGCGTACACGGCCGCTGCCCCTCCTGCGGCCTGGGCGCGGTTCAGGGCGATCCACGGCTTTTTTCCTTCAATTCCCCCCAGGGCGCCTGCCCGCGTTGCGATGGATTGGGGGTTGTGGGCGTGGACGAGTTCCGGGAGGGAAAAGATGCCAAGATCTGCCCCGACTGCCAGGGCAGCCGATTGCGGCCGGAAGCCTTGTCGGTGCAGGTTCAGGGGCGCACCATCTGGGACTTGGTGCGGCAACCGGCCGGTGAACTGCTCCCCATCCTGGATCGCCTGTCGTTCCCCGAACAACAGGGTCCCCTGGCAGACCCCATTTTGAGCGAGCTCAAGACCCGCCTGGCCTTGATGAACCGGCTGGGCCTGGGCTATTTGGCCCTCTCGCGCTCGGGCGACACCCTTTCGGGCGGTGAGGCGCAACGGGTGCGGCTGGCGGCCCAGCTCGGTTCCAACCTCACCGGCGTCACCTATATCCTGGATGAGCCCACCATCGGCCTGCACGCGCGGGACAACCATATCCTGGTGGAGGCCCTGGGCGACCTGCGCGACCGGGGCAACACCGTCATCGTGGTCGAGCACGACGAAGAGACCATCCGGGCCGCAGACACGATCATCGACCTGGGGCCCGGGGCCGGTGCCAACGGCGGGCGCGTGGTGGCCGCGGGCGGCCTGGACGACCTGCGGCGCGAGCCCGCTTCGGTCACCGGAGCGGTGCTCGAGCGCGGCCGAACCCGGATCACCAGCCGGATGCGCCCCTGCCGGCGGGGTCCGGCATTGAAGATCGTCGGCGCCTCGGCCAACAATCTCAAAGGCATCGACGTGCGCCTGCCCCTCAACCGACTGATCTGCGTGACCGGCGTGAGCGGTTCGGGAAAGTCCAGCCTGGTCAAGAAGACCCTCTACCAGGGACTTCATCAGCGGCTGCGAGGCCAGTCGCTGTCCAGTGACACGTGCAAGGGCATGGAAGGCTGGCAGGCGCTGACTCGCGTCCTGGAAGTGGACCACACCCCCATCGGCCGGACGCCCCGATCGGTGCCGGCCTCCTACGTGGGCTTTCTCACCGACATCCGTAATCTCTTCGCCCAGGTACCGGAGGCGCGGGCCAGGGGATACGGAGCGGCCCGTTTCTCATTCAATGTGGAAGAGGGCCGTTGTCCGGCCTGCAAGGGACAGGGACGTCCCAAGGTGGAGATGGCCTTTCTGCCCGATGTGTATGTGCCTTGCGAGGTGTGCGGCGGAGCGCGCTACAATGCGGAGACGCTGGCGATTCGATACAAAGGCAGGCACATGGCCGAGGTGTTGCAGATGACCTTTGCCGAGGCCTTGCAGTTCTTCTCGGCCATACCGAAGATTCGCCAGGCGGTGCAGTTCGTCTGCGACATCGGGCTGGGTTACCTGCAGCTGGGCCAGCCCAGCCCCACCCTGTCGGGCGGGGAGGCCCAACGCATCAAGCTGGCCCGGGAGATGGCCCAACGCGCCAACGGTCCGACCCTTTATCTTCTGGACGAGCCCAGCACCGGTCTGCATCCCGCCGATGTGCACCTGTTGATCGACGTGCTTCAGGGGCTGGTGGCACAGGGACATACGGTGGTGACCATCGAACACAATATGGAGATCATCAATGCGGCCGATTATCTCATCGACCTGGGGCCCGAGGGCGGAGCAGCCGGTGGAAAGCTGGTGGCCGTGGGCTCACCCCGGGAGATGCTGGGCAAGACGAAGAGATCGCACACCGCCCGCTACCTCGAGCGATATCTGGATGGGCATTGA